The genomic segment TCAACGTCGTCCGCCGCCAGTTGAAACTGCCCGGGATCATGGAAGGCACGGTCAAGCCCGACTATGCCGAGTGCGTCAGCGTCTCTACCCAAGCGGCGCAGCGCGAACTTGTCCCCCTCGGCATTATGGCGATTGCCATTCCGGTGATCGTCGGGTTCATCCTCGGTGCGCCGGCGCTCGGTGGCTTCCTCGCCGGAATCATCCTTGCCGGGCAGTTAATGGCGGTCTTTATGTCCAACGCCGGTGGCGCGTGGGATAACGCCAAGAAGTTTGTCGAAGAAGGGCATTACGGCGGCAAGCGCAGCGAGGCGCATAAGGCAACCGTTGTTGGCGATACCGTTGGGGATCCCTTCAAGGATACGGCGGGTCCGGCGCTGAACCCGATGATCAAGGTGGTCAACCTTGTCTCGCTGCTCGCCGCGCCCATCATCGTCACCTATTTCGCAGGGGTCAAATCCGGCGAAATTTCCACCACGCAAATTGCCGTGTTCGTGATCATGGCGCTGCTCTTTGCGGTGGTCACGTGGGCGGTGTTGCGCAGCAAGCGCGGTGTTGAAGGGGCGGAAGCGGTTGCTCCGGTGGAAGGCGGCGCAGCGTAAGCCTTTTGGCTATGTAGGGGCGATCCAATGTGGTCGCCCGCCGCTAAAGCAGCGGGCTAGGAGTAACCACCCCTTCGGGGCTTGGGAACCCTCACCCCGTCAACAGAGAGAGGGGATGAATTATCCCCCTCTCCTCGCTTGCGTGGGAGAGGGGTGAGGGGTTCTGACCCAAAACCGTAGGGACACCCCCTGGGCGTCCGCCTTGCCTGATCGCCCAACGGCAAAGCGCACCCATCCTACTTCCGCGAGGCGGCAGCAACCATGATCGCCTGAATGCGCTCAACCATCTCCATCGGGTTGGGGTGCAGCCCTTCGATGAGCAAGGCGCTCTCGAAAATCTGCTCAATCAACTGCCCCGCTAAGGTTGGATCGTCCACCGTATCCAGCGCCCGAATCAGCGCATGGCGAGGGTTGATCTCCAAAATCCGCTTGGGGACTTCAAACTGCTCGTTCAGCATCTTATAGACGCGCTCCATATCCGCCCCAAAACCCTGATCGGGGGCGACCAACCGCGCCGGGCTCTCGGTGAGAACTTTCGATTCGCGCACCCCCTGCACACGCTCGCCCAAGACCTCGCCAATCCGTTCGACAAGGGACACCAAGCGGTCTTCGGGGAGCGCCTCGCCGGTTGGGGCGTCCTCGCCCTCGTTGGCGTTGGGGAGGTTGATCTCGGCATCGGCGCCGTTGTGCAGTTTTTTCTCATCAAAGGTGGCAAGGGCATTCACCAAGAAGCCATCAAGTTGTTCGGTCAGCAGCAGGACATCAATGTTCCGCGCCCGGAACACATCAAGGTGCGGGCTGCGCTGGATGATCTTCGGATCATCGCCAAACAGATAGTAAATGTCCGTTTGATCAGCGGGCATGGCGTCTACATAGCCCTGAAGGGAGAGCCACCCCTCTGGGTGTTTTAGGGAGCGGAAGCGGAGCAGTTTCCCCAACCGTTCGCGGTGGGCGGCATCGGTGACGACGCCCTCTTTGATCATCCGCCCGAATTCCTGCCAAAAGGTCGTGTAGCGTTCGGGGTCTTTTTCGGCAATCGATTCCAGTTCCCCGATGATCTTCCCGCTGATGGTCGTCTTAAGGCGCTGCATCATGCGGTTGCTCTGAACCGTCTCGCGGGAGATGTTCAGCGGTAAATCCTCGGAATCAACGACGCCCTCAATGAAGCGCATCCATTCGGGGAGCAGTTCCTTCGCATGTTCTTGAATCAGCACCTTGCGGGCGTAGAGGCGCGGTCCCCCGCTGGCGTCTTGGGTCAGCAAGCCGCGATCCAGTTTGGAGGGGACATAAAGCAGGCTGTAGAACTGCACGGGCGCATCGGCGGCAAGGTGCAGGTGCAGCAGCGGGGCGCCAAAATCATAGGTGATCTGCTTGTAGAATTCGGTATAGTCGTCGGCTGAGACCTCACGGGCGGGGCGTCGCCACAGCGCCGTTTGGGAGTTCGCCACCGTCTCCCCCACATAAATGGGGAAGGCGATGTAATTCGAGTGTTTCTTGATGATTCCCGATAGGCGGTAGTCGGTCAGGAATTCTTCGGCATCCTCTTTCAGGTGGAGCGTGATCGTCGTCCCCCGCTCGGCTTTTTCGGCATCCTCAAGCGTGTAAGAGCCGCTGCCGTCGCTCGTCCATGTGGCGGCAGTGTCGCCCTTGCGGAAAGAGCGCGAGGTGACGACGACGTTATCCGCCACCATAAAGACGGAATAAAAGCCGACGCCAAATTGACCGATGATCTCGTTGTTGGCGTTGCCCCGCTCGCGCATTGCCTTCAGGAAGGACAGCGCCCCAGAGTGGGCAATTGTGCCGAGATTTTCGATCATTTCTTCACGGTTCATCCCGATCCCCGTGTCCTGAATGGTCAGTGTCCGCGTTTCTTTATCGGCGCGGATGCGGATTTCTAGGGGCATCTCAGGATCAAGCAGATCAGCATTGGTAAGCTGCTCAAATTGCAGGCGGTTCAGCGCATCAGAGGCGTTGGACACCAATTCCCGCAGAAAAATATCCCGATCTGTGTACAGGGCGTGCGCCAAGATATGCAGAAGCTGCTGCACCTCGGCGCGGAATTCATAGCGTTGTGTTTGGGCGGCAGTCATAAGCGGTTTACTCCTCAAAAGCAAAATGACGCGAATCAGGTGCCTTTGATCGTAACAAATCGTGGTAGGATTTCCGCTAGAGTTCCGTTAGAGTCACCTCGAAAGGTACATTATGCCCGCTCTGCGGCGTATTCCTCCCGCTGCACTTTACCTTCTCTTGAATGCCGCAACCGCCTTCACCTTTGCAGTGATGTTCACCAGCACGATGCTTTACTACATCACGGTAATTCGGCTCGATCCCTTTCAACTTGTCTTGGTGGGGACGGCGCTTGAAGTCGCCATTTTCCTGTTCGAGATTCCCACCGGCATTGTCGCTGATCTCTACAGCCGCCGTCTTTCAATCATCATCGGCAAAATTGTGATTGGGCTAGGCTATGTCCAGATGGTGTTGATTCCTACCGCTGCTGCTGTCTATATTGGGCAGATTATCTGGGGCTTTGGCTACACCTTCACCAGCGGGGCAACGGATGCGTGGATTGCTGACGAGATCGGGGAGGAACGGGCGGCGGGCTTGTACCTGCGCAGTTCGCAGTTTGGGGCGGCGGCGGGCATTGCTGGAATCGTCGTCGGGATCATTTTGGGAAGCCTTCAGTTGGTTCTCCCTATTTTCGTCGGGGCGATCCTCTCCATCCTCTTGGGCATCTTTTTAGCGCTGAGCATGACCGAGAACGGCTACACACCGAAACCGCGCACCGGGCGTGGACTCTTTGCCCCGCTGACGAACATGCGCGGGACGCTGCGCGATGGGGTGCTTGCCGTCCGCGCCCGTCCGGTGCTGATCACGATTCTGCTGATTACGGTAGTTCATGGGGCGTTCAGCGAGGGCTTTGATCGCCTGTGGCAAAAACACATCATCGATACGGTGGGCTTTCCCGAAACGCCCACCTTGCAGCCTGTGGCATGGTTTGGGCTTCACGCCATTGCTGCCAGTTTGATCGGGATTGGCGCGGCGGAATGGACGCGCCGCCGCGTGAACACCGCTCACCATCGGGCGGTGGCGCGGGCGCTGCTCATCACCAGTGGATTCCTCAGCGCCGCCGTGATCGGCTTTGCCTTTGTGGGAAATTGGTGGGCAGCCGCTCTGATCACGCTGGCAATCAGCGCCTTGCGCACCGTCCACGACCCCCTTACAACGGCGTGGATCAACCAGAGCCTTGACTCGAACAGTCGCGCCACCGTCCTCAGCATGAACGGGCAGGCGGATGCCTTTGGGGAGATGGCGGTAGGTCCCGGTGTGGGGGCGTTTGCCGCACGGTTCAGCGTGCGGGCGGCGCTTGTCTTGGCGGGATTTTTGCTGCTGCCCGCGCTCGGCTTGTATGGGCGGAGTCTGCAAGAGGGGCAAGAAGGGCAAAGCCAGAAAACGGGAAATGCTCTCTAAATCGACGGGCGCAACCAGACGCCCCAGGGGGGTGTCCCTACAGGGATGCGGGGAAGAACGCCCATCCCCTGCCCCTTTCCCCGTAAACAGGGAAAGGGAGGCAAAACAGAGGCGGGGCTTGGAAAGACAAATCGCCCTGTGATGTCGCTGCCTTTCAAGCCCCGTAGGGGTGGTTAATCTTAGCCCGTCCCCTTTAGGGGCGGGCGACAGGGCGCGGCGGCGTCCCTACGCGGTGCGGGGTTATTGGCGCGTGACGCCCCACAAAATGCGCCGAAACCCGTAAAAGAGCGGCGATTCGGGCAGCGCCTCGCGCAGTTTTGCCCGATAGCGCTCCATGAACGCCGGATAAGCATCCCCCAAGCGCTCGGCATAGGGGACGAGCGCCGTCCCCGATGTCCAGTCCGCCACCGCGTCGGCGTCTGCCAAGAGGTGCGGATAGACCTTCTCGAAAACGGTGATTGCTGCTGCCCCCGCCGCGAAAAATAGCTCTGCGTAACGATCTATCTCCAGTACAGCACGGATAGGGATGGGAGACCACCCCCCTAAGTGCGCGGCAAAGGGCGCTTCGGCGGCGGTGTCACGGATCAGGCGGTGCGCCGTGTGGCTGAAGTTATGCGGCATCTGGGCGACGAACTGCCCCCCAGAGCGCACCCGTTGAAACAAACGCGGGATCAGCCGCTGGTGATCGTCCACCCATTGCAGCGCGGCGTGGGAGAAGATCAGATCGTAGTCTGCCTCTCCCTCTCCGCTGGCGAAGTCCTCAATCGACCCCTGTTCAAAGCGCAGACCCGGACGGGCGTGGGGGGCTGCCTTTGCCAACATCTCGGCAGATGAATCTAAGCCAAGCGCATCGCAGTCAGGGAGGGCGTCCGCCAGTCGGCGGGTCAGTTCGCCCGTCCCGCAGCCGAGGTCAACAACGCGCAGCCCCGCCCGCACGGTGACGAGGGCAAGGGCATCCTCAAAGGGGGCGGAACGCTCTTTTTGAAATTGGTGATACCGATCAGGATTCCAGGGCATGGTCGTTAGGTGATCTCTTTCCCCCAAAAAGCGGATATCCCTTCAACGATAACGCATGGGAAAACACGCCACAATAGGTATCGAAAAGAGGGTGCGGGGGATGTCCCCCTTGCTTATTCGCCCCATGCCCTGCTATAGTTTTCCCCTTCACCTCCCCAACGACTTTTAAGGATTTCTCATCTGCGGCGTGTATGATTCACCCGATGAACGGAACACACCAACCTCACCCACCCAATAGCGATACGATTGCCCTGATCGAGGCGGCGAAAGGCGGCGATCAGAGTGCGTATGCGGCGCTCTATGACCAGTTCGCCCCGGGCGTCTATCGCTTGGCATATTCGATCTTGCTTCACAAGCACGATGCCGAGGATGTCATGCAAGAGTCGATGGTTTACGCCTTCCGTGCGCTGCCCGATTACGACTATCGGCGGGCGGGCTTTCGGACGTGGCTCTACCACATCACCGTCAGCCGCTGCCGGAATGCGCGGCGGCGAAAATGGCTGCCCACGGTGCGGCTCTCCCATTTGCTCAGCTTGGGCTTAGAACCCGCTGGCGACGATTCCCCCGATGCCGATGCGGAGTGGAGCAACGCCCGCGAGACTCTGGCGCGTGCTTTTGCCCGTCTTTCCCCCCGCCTGCGGGAGGCGCTCGCCCTGCGCTATGGGAAAGACCTCACCTACCGCGAGATGGCGGATATTTTGGGCTGCCCGCAAAAGACCGCCGAAAGCCGTGTTCGCTTGGCACATCAGGCGCTGCGGGCGGGGTTGAGCGAAGCTGACGCCGCCCTGTTGGAGCAGTTTGCGTATTAGGCATAGGCATGAATAATTCCGTGAAATGCTCTTCCAAACGTCGTTAAGGTGAAAAGGTCTCACTCATGCACATTCGGCGTTCCTTAGATCGCTACCTTCGCCACGAATTGCCCCCCGCTGAACGACAGCGTGTTCAGCAGCATCTTGCCCGCTGCGCCGCCTGCCGCGAGGCGCTTCAGCATGAATCGCGCCTGACGGACGACCTGCGCCATCTCTTGCGGCAAAAAACGACGCCGAAACGGGGACAGTTATCCCGCCTTCTTCCCGCCGTCCTCAGCGCCGCCCGAATGCCCCGCCGCGTCATCTCCCGTTTGGGAAGTTACACAGCGGCATTTGCGGTGATGATCGTCAGCACAATTCTGACCTCCGCCATTTTGGGTGCGTCGGTCAGCGCCGTTGCCGCGCCACTTCAGCCCATTCCCGCTGAGGTGCAGGCGACATGGACGCCCATCGTCACCGAGCCGCCCGTTGGCTACCTTGAAGGGACAGACGTCGCGCCGCTGCCCAGCCTTGCCGCTTATGCGCCGCCTACCGTCCAGCCGCCGGGACCCTCACCCGTCCCGCCCGCCGCCCGTAACCGTTAAGCCGTGCCACACGGTCTGTATCAGAAATCAACCTTAAGGTAATCATGACGACTCTTCCCGCCCCTAACGACCCAACCTATATCCGCGAGGATGGCGCCGCGCCGCTGAATGCCGCCCTTTCCCGCACCTATACGATCAACTGGGAACTCGCCTTTTACGCGGTGATCCTTGTCTTGGCGATTTTCACGCGGTTTGTCAACCTCGGTGATCGCGTCATGAGCCATGACGAGAGCTTGCACACAAAATACAGTTGGGATTTATTCGCGAAGGGTATTTACCTGCATACGCCGCTTATGCATGGACCCGTGTTGTTCCACATGACGGCGCTCGATTACTTCCTCTTTGGCGATAGCGATTTCAGCGCCCGCATCTACCCCGCTGTGTTGGGGGTGATCATGGTGCTGATGCCGCCGCTGCTGTTCAGGCGGTGGCTAAAACCGTATGGGGCGATGGCGGCGTCCGTCTTTATTCTGATCAGTCCGATGCTGCTCTATCACCATCGCTACATACGGGAGGACACGCCCGCCATTTTCTTCACCATCCTGATGGTCTACGCCATGTTCGCTTATGTCGATGGCATTCGCCCCCGTCAGGTCTTCCATCTTCTGCTGCTCTCGGCGGCAATGCTGCTCAACCTTGCTTCCAAAGAGACGGCGTTTATGTACGTCCTCATCTTTGTCTTGTTCGCCGGCTTGATCGTCGTCTTTAACATGGGACAAGGCTGGCTGCGCGGGGAACTGAGCAAAGCAGCGGGTTGGACGCTGATTGGGACGCTCGTCTTGCCCCTCGCTGGCATTGGTTCCACGGTGCTGCTCGTCGTCATTGATCTGCGTAACAAGCTCCCCGTCGAGGGAATCACGCTTTGGGAAGGGGCAACACTGTCCCAAGATGCGCTGCTGATGTCGGCAACCATCCTAATCGGCGTTCCAATGGCGCTGTTCATCAGCTTGGGCGCCTTGTTCGTCTACCGCGTTTTGTGGGCGGGCTTGCTGCACCAGCCGATCACCCCGCTTGTCCGCGAGATCGGGCGGCGCGGCGATTCGTGGCTGCGGATCGTCCTTGTCGGCGTCCTGATGGGGACAACTGCCGCCCTGATTATGACCAATTTCCTCAGCATCCTGACGCCAGAATCAATCCGCCAATCGCAAGAAGCGTGGGCAACCTACGAGACAAATCTGGCAACGCTCCCGCCGCCAGTGGAAGGGGGGGCGCCCGCCATTCCGCCCCCTTCGCAAATGCACCCCACCGACATGATCACCCGCTTGGTCTTTTGGATCGCTTTGCTCGTCTTTAGCCTAACCTTCATCCTTTTGGCGACGGCGGCGGTTCGGTTTTACCGCTTGCCACAAGTCCCCTGGGCGGACATTATGGCGATCATCGCCATTGCCGCCGCCGTCTGTTTGGTCCTCATTTTCGTTGAAGAACGCAGCCGCATTGTCAAGGAAAACAACCCGCCTGTTTTCGATAACATGTGGATTTTTGGCTCGTGGGTGGTGGCGATTCTGGCAATCGCCGGAATCGCTTTCTTGCGCGTCCGCACGACGTTCTGGCAAGAGATGCGCCGCTACCCGATGTTTGACATTCTGATCCTCTTGGCAACCTTGATCTTGCCCTGGTCTGCCGCGCTGCCTATTTATCAGGCGGGCTACCCCCTGGATGGCGGCTTTTCCGATCCCAACTTAGTCAGCGCCTGCATCCTCGGTTTGATTCCCTTTGTGGCAGTCTCGGCGGCGGCGGGGCTGGCGTGGCGTCCGGGCGTATGGGTGCTGTGTGTGGGGGTCTTTTACGCCATTTTCGCCTTCTTCTACACCACCGTGTTCACCAACCCAGAAGGGGTGTTCACGGGGATCGTCGGCTCGCTTGGCTACTGGCTGGAACAGCAGGGCGTCCGGCGCGGCAGCCAACCACAGTACTACTACATGATCATCCAACTGCCCATCTACGAATTTCTGCCCGTCATTGGCTCGGCACTGGCGGGGGTGGTGGGCTTAGGGGCGTTTTGGAAGTTCCGGGCGGGGCGCACCCGCGAGGCGCTCAACGCCGCCGCAGAGGGTGGTGAAGCGCTCCACACGCGAACGACATCCTTCATGAAACACGCGCCCTTAGCGGAAGAAGCCCTCAGCGAGGACGCCGAGAACCTGAAACACGACGCCGAATCAAGCGCGGTTGATCTTGAACAACTGGCGCAGGACGGCGCTGCCATACCGCTGGTAGGGGAAGCCTACCGGCTTTGGGGCGAAAAGGAAAAAGAGAAACCCAAACGCGGCGAAGGGCTGCTTGGCACAGAAGTGATTGCCCACGTAGTGAACATTCCCGCTGAGGAAATGGCAAAACCGCACTTCCTCACCTTTGTTGGCTATTGGGCGCTGCTGATCCTTCTCGCCCTGACGCTCTCTGGCGAGAAAATGCCCTGGCTCACCACCCACATCACCCTGCCGATGTGCCTGCTCACCGGCTGGTATACCGGACTTCTCTTAGAAAAGGTGAATTGGACAACCTTCTGGCGGGGGACATGGGCGCTGGTGATCCTTGTCCCCATCCTGATTGTGGGCGTTGTTAGCATCCTCAGCCCGTTCGTCACCGGAAATTCGCCTTTTGATCAGTTGGCATTGGCAAACCAATCGCGCACGCTCACCTGGCTTGGCACAATCCTCCTCAGTGGCGTGTTGGTCTACGCCATTTACCGCCTGTGGCGGGGGGCTGGCACAGGGCAAATGATCCGCGTCGGAATGATCGGCGTGATCACCCTGCTGGGGTTCGTCACGGCGCGGGCGGCGTTCATGGCAGCCTATCAAAACTACGACTCGGCGCGGGAATTCATGGTCTATGCCCATTCCGCCCCGTCCAACAAGGAAATCTTGAACGATCTGGAATACATCAGCCGCCGCACAACAGACGGGCTGAAACTCTCGATGGCATATGACAACCTTGTTTCGTGGCCCGGCTCGTGGTACTTCCGCAATTTCCCCAATGGGCGTTATATTGGCGAGGCGGATAATGTGGGCGACATTGAACAGCATGTGGCAATCGTCGTTGGGGAGGCAAACGCCCGCAAGATTGAGCCGCTGTTGGGGAACAAATACTACAAACGGAGCTATGTCCGCTTGTGGTGGCCCATGCAAGAATACTTTGGGCTGACGCTGAAGCGCGTGGACGATGCGCTTGGCGATGGGCAGATGCGCCAAGCCATGTGGGACATCTGGCTCAACCGCGATTACACCCGCTATACACAGGCTTACCAACGCATGACGGGCGATACGAACACGAAGTTTGAAGAAGATACGTGGCCCGTCTCAGATCGCGTCGTTTTGTTCATCCGCAAGGATGTTGCCGCGCAGATTTGGGATTTCGGCGTGGGTGGGGCAGAGGTCGGCGGCTTGCCGGCGGATCAGTTTGCCAACCGCCGCTGCGACACCTGCACCGCAGAGATCATCTTGCGCAACCCTACCTCCCCGATGCTTAACCCGCGTGGGGTGGCAACCGATAGACAGGGCAACCTCTACATTGCCGATAGTCAAAATGCCCGCATCCTCATCTATAACGAATTTGGCGTCCTCCAGCGTCAGTTTGGCACGGCGACAGTCACCAACGCCCAGAACGCCCTCCCCGAAATTGGGACGTTCCGCGAGCCGTGGGGAATTGCCGTAGCAAACGATGGGACGATCTTCGTCGCAGACACCTGGAATCACCGCGTGCAGGTCTTTGCCCCCGATGGCACGCCGCTGCGCACCTGGGGGACGTTTGGGCAGGCGGATGCCAGTGCGCCCGCCAGCGTCGCCAACCCGCAGGCGTTCTACGGTCCGCGTGCCATTGCGGTGGATGCTAAAAATCACGTCTATGTTGCCGATACGGGCAACATGCGGATTCGCGTTTACACCGGCGAGGGGTCTTTCCTCTATGATATTGGCATGAAGGGGCAGCAGGCGGGGCAAATGTATGAACCCGTTGGCGTGGCGGTGAACAACCGCACCGAAGAACTCTTTGTGGCAAACACCTGGAACAAGCGCATTGATGTGTTCACCCTCGGCGGGATGCATCTGCGCTCGTGGGAGGTGCAGGGCTGGTATGCCACAACGCCCACCGCCGACAGCGGCAACCGTCCGTATCTGGCGTTGGACGATACGGGGACGTATCTCCTCGTCACCGACCCCGATGCCGGGCGCGTCCTCGTCTATGACACCTTAGGAACGCCCGTTTTGTCCTTTGGGCGCTCTGGCGTCGCCCCCTTTGAGTCCGGCAATGAGTTCGGCGCACTAGGCGGAATCACAGTGGATATGCAAGGGCGTATCTATCTGGCGGATGCGGGCGGAGCGCGGGTGCTGCGCTTCCCGTTGGCGCGGCTGCCCGGTTTAGTCCGTCCGGTCAGCGGGCTGTTCCCGCCCACCGAGACCACGCCAGAGGCAGCCAGCCCCACCCCGGACGACTTCTAGGTTCTGTTGTATAGTGTAATTCCTGTAGGGGCGCAAGGTATTGCGCCCAGCGCCGCCCGTGAACACCCGCTGCTTTAGCAGCGGGCTAAGAGCAGCCACCCCTTCGGGGCTTGGAAACCCTAATCCCCACCCCGTAAACAAAGAGAGGGGTTCTGAACCAAAACGTCAACACAGCCTAGAAGTCCGCGCACCGCGTAGGGACGCCCACTTGGGGGCGTCCGCGTCTTACCTCTTAGCGCCCGTCGCCGGTCGGTATCCGCCTTCCCCCTAGATTCCCCTTCCCCACTTATGGTATACTTCTTCCAACAATCTATAGCCAATAACTTCGACAGAGAAGAGTAGGCACTACGTCGCGTTTCCAGAGAGGCACGCCCACTGGCTGAAAGGCGTCCCGCGAACGATGCCGAACGTCGCTCCCGATCATGTTGATGCACCGAACACCGTCCATCGGCTTGAAGTGCGTCCGGGTTCGCCCGTTATCGCGCTGAATGAGCGTCCTCATACCACCTAGCGGGGTGTGGGGAAAGCAAGGTGGTACCGC from the Anaerolineales bacterium genome contains:
- the htpG gene encoding molecular chaperone HtpG, giving the protein MTAAQTQRYEFRAEVQQLLHILAHALYTDRDIFLRELVSNASDALNRLQFEQLTNADLLDPEMPLEIRIRADKETRTLTIQDTGIGMNREEMIENLGTIAHSGALSFLKAMRERGNANNEIIGQFGVGFYSVFMVADNVVVTSRSFRKGDTAATWTSDGSGSYTLEDAEKAERGTTITLHLKEDAEEFLTDYRLSGIIKKHSNYIAFPIYVGETVANSQTALWRRPAREVSADDYTEFYKQITYDFGAPLLHLHLAADAPVQFYSLLYVPSKLDRGLLTQDASGGPRLYARKVLIQEHAKELLPEWMRFIEGVVDSEDLPLNISRETVQSNRMMQRLKTTISGKIIGELESIAEKDPERYTTFWQEFGRMIKEGVVTDAAHRERLGKLLRFRSLKHPEGWLSLQGYVDAMPADQTDIYYLFGDDPKIIQRSPHLDVFRARNIDVLLLTEQLDGFLVNALATFDEKKLHNGADAEINLPNANEGEDAPTGEALPEDRLVSLVERIGEVLGERVQGVRESKVLTESPARLVAPDQGFGADMERVYKMLNEQFEVPKRILEINPRHALIRALDTVDDPTLAGQLIEQIFESALLIEGLHPNPMEMVERIQAIMVAAASRK
- a CDS encoding MFS transporter; its protein translation is MPALRRIPPAALYLLLNAATAFTFAVMFTSTMLYYITVIRLDPFQLVLVGTALEVAIFLFEIPTGIVADLYSRRLSIIIGKIVIGLGYVQMVLIPTAAAVYIGQIIWGFGYTFTSGATDAWIADEIGEERAAGLYLRSSQFGAAAGIAGIVVGIILGSLQLVLPIFVGAILSILLGIFLALSMTENGYTPKPRTGRGLFAPLTNMRGTLRDGVLAVRARPVLITILLITVVHGAFSEGFDRLWQKHIIDTVGFPETPTLQPVAWFGLHAIAASLIGIGAAEWTRRRVNTAHHRAVARALLITSGFLSAAVIGFAFVGNWWAAALITLAISALRTVHDPLTTAWINQSLDSNSRATVLSMNGQADAFGEMAVGPGVGAFAARFSVRAALVLAGFLLLPALGLYGRSLQEGQEGQSQKTGNAL
- a CDS encoding methyltransferase domain-containing protein; translated protein: MPWNPDRYHQFQKERSAPFEDALALVTVRAGLRVVDLGCGTGELTRRLADALPDCDALGLDSSAEMLAKAAPHARPGLRFEQGSIEDFASGEGEADYDLIFSHAALQWVDDHQRLIPRLFQRVRSGGQFVAQMPHNFSHTAHRLIRDTAAEAPFAAHLGGWSPIPIRAVLEIDRYAELFFAAGAAAITVFEKVYPHLLADADAVADWTSGTALVPYAERLGDAYPAFMERYRAKLREALPESPLFYGFRRILWGVTRQ
- a CDS encoding RNA polymerase sigma factor; translated protein: MNGTHQPHPPNSDTIALIEAAKGGDQSAYAALYDQFAPGVYRLAYSILLHKHDAEDVMQESMVYAFRALPDYDYRRAGFRTWLYHITVSRCRNARRRKWLPTVRLSHLLSLGLEPAGDDSPDADAEWSNARETLARAFARLSPRLREALALRYGKDLTYREMADILGCPQKTAESRVRLAHQALRAGLSEADAALLEQFAY
- a CDS encoding zf-HC2 domain-containing protein, producing MHIRRSLDRYLRHELPPAERQRVQQHLARCAACREALQHESRLTDDLRHLLRQKTTPKRGQLSRLLPAVLSAARMPRRVISRLGSYTAAFAVMIVSTILTSAILGASVSAVAAPLQPIPAEVQATWTPIVTEPPVGYLEGTDVAPLPSLAAYAPPTVQPPGPSPVPPAARNR
- a CDS encoding TIGR03663 family protein, coding for MTTLPAPNDPTYIREDGAAPLNAALSRTYTINWELAFYAVILVLAIFTRFVNLGDRVMSHDESLHTKYSWDLFAKGIYLHTPLMHGPVLFHMTALDYFLFGDSDFSARIYPAVLGVIMVLMPPLLFRRWLKPYGAMAASVFILISPMLLYHHRYIREDTPAIFFTILMVYAMFAYVDGIRPRQVFHLLLLSAAMLLNLASKETAFMYVLIFVLFAGLIVVFNMGQGWLRGELSKAAGWTLIGTLVLPLAGIGSTVLLVVIDLRNKLPVEGITLWEGATLSQDALLMSATILIGVPMALFISLGALFVYRVLWAGLLHQPITPLVREIGRRGDSWLRIVLVGVLMGTTAALIMTNFLSILTPESIRQSQEAWATYETNLATLPPPVEGGAPAIPPPSQMHPTDMITRLVFWIALLVFSLTFILLATAAVRFYRLPQVPWADIMAIIAIAAAVCLVLIFVEERSRIVKENNPPVFDNMWIFGSWVVAILAIAGIAFLRVRTTFWQEMRRYPMFDILILLATLILPWSAALPIYQAGYPLDGGFSDPNLVSACILGLIPFVAVSAAAGLAWRPGVWVLCVGVFYAIFAFFYTTVFTNPEGVFTGIVGSLGYWLEQQGVRRGSQPQYYYMIIQLPIYEFLPVIGSALAGVVGLGAFWKFRAGRTREALNAAAEGGEALHTRTTSFMKHAPLAEEALSEDAENLKHDAESSAVDLEQLAQDGAAIPLVGEAYRLWGEKEKEKPKRGEGLLGTEVIAHVVNIPAEEMAKPHFLTFVGYWALLILLALTLSGEKMPWLTTHITLPMCLLTGWYTGLLLEKVNWTTFWRGTWALVILVPILIVGVVSILSPFVTGNSPFDQLALANQSRTLTWLGTILLSGVLVYAIYRLWRGAGTGQMIRVGMIGVITLLGFVTARAAFMAAYQNYDSAREFMVYAHSAPSNKEILNDLEYISRRTTDGLKLSMAYDNLVSWPGSWYFRNFPNGRYIGEADNVGDIEQHVAIVVGEANARKIEPLLGNKYYKRSYVRLWWPMQEYFGLTLKRVDDALGDGQMRQAMWDIWLNRDYTRYTQAYQRMTGDTNTKFEEDTWPVSDRVVLFIRKDVAAQIWDFGVGGAEVGGLPADQFANRRCDTCTAEIILRNPTSPMLNPRGVATDRQGNLYIADSQNARILIYNEFGVLQRQFGTATVTNAQNALPEIGTFREPWGIAVANDGTIFVADTWNHRVQVFAPDGTPLRTWGTFGQADASAPASVANPQAFYGPRAIAVDAKNHVYVADTGNMRIRVYTGEGSFLYDIGMKGQQAGQMYEPVGVAVNNRTEELFVANTWNKRIDVFTLGGMHLRSWEVQGWYATTPTADSGNRPYLALDDTGTYLLVTDPDAGRVLVYDTLGTPVLSFGRSGVAPFESGNEFGALGGITVDMQGRIYLADAGGARVLRFPLARLPGLVRPVSGLFPPTETTPEAASPTPDDF